ACCAACAATCACGTTGTCAGCCCCAACGGTCGCGGCACGGTAGAGGAAATTACCGTCACTCTGCCCGATGGCCAAGAATATGACGCTGAATTGATTGGTGCCGACGCAGATTCGGATCTGGCAGTATTGAAAATCAAACGGTCCGATCCATTCCCCTTCGTCAAGTTCGGAGAGTCGGATGAGGCCCGTGTGGGTGACTGGGTTATTGCAATCGGCAACCCCTTCGGCCTTGGCGGGACGGTAACGAGCGGCATCGTGTCATCGGTGCTGCGCAACACCGGCAGCGGGGCGTATGACCGCTACATCCAGACTGACGCGAGCATCAATCGTGGTAATTCGGGTGGCCCACTATTCGACATGCAGGGCAACGTGATCGGCATTAATAATGCGATCTATTCGCCATCGGGTGGCAGCGTCGGGATCGGTTTTGCTATCCCGGCAGAAGTCGCCTCACCTATTGTTGATCAACTGAAGTCAGGCGAGGCAATCGAACGCGGCTTCCTCGGCGTCAGCATTCAGCCGGTTGACGAAGATCTGGCCGCATCGCTCGGCCTGCCCAAAAATCAGGGCGAATTTGTTCAACTGGTTCAGCCCGATGCCGCAGCGGACAAAGCCGGCATTCGCGCAGGCGATATCGTCACCAAAGTTGACGGAAAAGCTGTTACGCAGGACCAGACGCTGTCGTTCCTCGTAGCGAATGTAAAGCCGGGCGAGACGATTCCGATCGAACTCTACCGCGAAGGCAAACGGCGGACTGTACAAGCGACCGTTGGCAAACGTCCTAGCGCGGAAGAAATGCGTGAACAGCAGATGTTCAGCCAGGATGAAGAGCCGGAAATGCCCGATGAGGCAGAGAACGAAAGCCCGATCATCGAAAAACTGGGTCTCCAAGTTGTTCCTTTGACGCCGACAATCAATCGCCGGCTTGGCGTAAGCAGCGATACCGAAGGCCTTGCGATTGTGGCCGTTGACCGCAACTCCGACGCCGCGCGCAAGGGCCTCCAACGCCGCGACATTATCAAATCGGCCAATTACCAGCCGGTCAATTCGGTTGAGGATCTGGAAAAGGCCGTGACCGACGCGGAACAAGATGGCCGCGACGCCGTGCTGCTGCAGTTCCAGCGTCCCGGCGGACCAACCGTCTACCGCGCGGTGCGCATTCGCTAAGCGCCTTTCGAGCACAAAAGAGGCCCCGTCAGGTTCGTCTGGCGGGGCCTTTTTGTTTGCCGGTCAAATCATCAATTTTGCGGAGGTACGCTACGGTAATTATTTACCAAATCGAGGCGGGCAACGCATGTCCAGTCATTTGAGCGTTTTGTCGAACCTAGCGCCCGATAATTGACTTCTCCTGACGCGTGATAGGTATAGTAACTAGCCGTCCCAGAACCGCGAATGCCGAAAAATCCGCAGTCTTTCTTGCCATTCTTGTTTGCCTCTTGATCGTGACACACTCTAGCAAAAATCCGTTGCTTGCACTTGTTTTGGTATATCACAGTCATCTTGTCGCCA
This genomic window from Pontixanthobacter aestiaquae contains:
- a CDS encoding Do family serine endopeptidase, with product MRYAYGLTSALLVGGAAISLVGGYPAGAQTAQNEGIEMQRAVPRAGAPESFANLTEQLQPAVVNISTRQRIEVSGSRNPFAGTPFEGMFGNRRGGGNAEPQFREGQSLGSGFIISADGFVVTNNHVVSPNGRGTVEEITVTLPDGQEYDAELIGADADSDLAVLKIKRSDPFPFVKFGESDEARVGDWVIAIGNPFGLGGTVTSGIVSSVLRNTGSGAYDRYIQTDASINRGNSGGPLFDMQGNVIGINNAIYSPSGGSVGIGFAIPAEVASPIVDQLKSGEAIERGFLGVSIQPVDEDLAASLGLPKNQGEFVQLVQPDAAADKAGIRAGDIVTKVDGKAVTQDQTLSFLVANVKPGETIPIELYREGKRRTVQATVGKRPSAEEMREQQMFSQDEEPEMPDEAENESPIIEKLGLQVVPLTPTINRRLGVSSDTEGLAIVAVDRNSDAARKGLQRRDIIKSANYQPVNSVEDLEKAVTDAEQDGRDAVLLQFQRPGGPTVYRAVRIR